A part of Vulpes vulpes isolate BD-2025 chromosome 15, VulVul3, whole genome shotgun sequence genomic DNA contains:
- the PKD2L1 gene encoding polycystin-2-like protein 1 isoform X1, giving the protein MSSLPLSSGDSGYLGCQPPTSFPMNVVESPEGQELQKMGSGAWDNPAYSGPPSPHGTLKICTISSAMPPQPQIQKPEDGPQEKAYRTLVSSCCFQICRGIRGLWGTTLTENTAENRELYVKTTLRELLVYIVFLVDICLLTYGMTSSSAYYYTKVMSELFLHTPSDTGVSFQAISSMADFWDFAQGPLLDSLYWTKWYNNQSLGHGSHSFIYYENLLLGVPRLRQLRVRNDSCVVHEDFREDILSCYDVYSPDKEEQLPFGPLNGTAWTYHSQDELGGSSHWGRLTSYSGGGYYLDLPGSRQASAEALQDLQEGLWLDRGTRVVFIDFSVYNANINLFCVLRLVVEFPATGGAIPSWQIRTVKLIRYVSNWDFFIIGCEIIFCIFIVYYMVEEILELHIHRLHYLSSIWNILDLVVIMLSIVAVGFHIFRTLEVNRLMGKLLQQPNMYADFEFLAFWQTQYNNMNAVNLFFAWIKIFKYISFNKTMTQLSSTLARCAKDILGFAVMFFIVFFAYAQLGYLLFGTQVENFSTFIKCIFTQFRIILGDFDYNAIDNANRILGPAYFVTYVFFVFFVLLNMFLAIINDTYSEVKEELAGQKDELQLSDLLKQGYNKTLLRLRLRKERVSDVQKVLQGGEQEIQFEDFTNTLRELGHAEHEITELTAAFTRFDQDGNHILDKKEQEQMQQDLEEKRVALNAEIENLGQSIVSSSPGELGPEATRTDGWVSGEEFYTLTRRVLQLETVLEGVMSQVDAVGSKLEMLERKEQLASSPGMGDQGIWEHLQPTSPVTPDPWGVQGGQESGGGGILKHQIAGSSLIASTENSSGHALHF; this is encoded by the exons atgtcttccctccctctttcttcagGTGACAGTGGGTACCTGGGGTGCCAGCCCCCTACCTCATTCCCCATGAATGTTGTGGAAAGTCCGGAAGGGCAAGAACTCCAAAAGATGGGGAGTGGAGCCTGGGACAACCCTGCCTACAGTGGTCCCCCCTCCCCACATGGGACATTGAAGATCTGTACCATCTCCAGTGCAATGCCTCCACAACCCCAAATCCAAAAGCCTGAAGATGGACCCCAGGAGAAGGCATATAGGACTCTGGTGTCCAGCTGCTGCTTCCAGATCTGTCGTGGCATCAGAG GACTTTGGGGAACAACTCTGACTGAGAACACAGCTGAGAACCGGGAGCTTTACGTCAAGACCACCCTGCGGGAGCTTTTAGTATACATCGTGTTCCTGGTGGACATCTGTCTTT TGACCTACGGAATGACAAGCTCCAGTGCCTATTATTACACTAAAGTGATGTCGGAACTCTTCTTACATACCCCGTCAGACACCGGAGTCTCCTTCCAGGCCATCAGCAGCATGGCGGACTTCTGGGAT TTTGCCCAGGGCCCACTACTGGACAGTTTGTATTGGACCAAATGGTACAACAACCAGAGCCTGGGCCACGGCTCCCACTCCTTCATCTACTATGAAAACCTGCTGCTGGGGGTTCCAAGGCTCCGGCAGCTGAGGGTCCGCAATGACTCCTGTGTGGTGCATGAGGATTTCCGTGAGGACATTTTGAGCTGCTATGATGTCTACTCTCCAGACAAGGAAGAGCAGCTCCCCTTTGGGCCTCTCAATGGCACAGC GTGGACATACCATTCACAGGATGAGCTGGGGGGCTCCTCTCATTGGGGCCGGTTGACAAGCTACAGTGGAGGTGGCTACTATCTGGACCTTCCAGGATCCCGACAGGCCAGTGCAGAGGCACTCCAGGACCTTCAGGAGGGCCTCTGGCTAGATAGGGGCACTCGTGTAGTTTTCATTGACTTCTCAGTCTACAATGCCAACATCAATCTTTTCTGTGTTCTGAG aCTGGTGGTAGAGTTTCCAGCCACAGGAGGTGCTATCCCATCCTGGCAAATCCGCACAGTTAAGCTGATCCGCTATGTCAGCAACTGGGACTTCTTCATCATTGGCTGTGAAATCATCTTCTGCATCTTCATCGTCTACTATATGGTAGAGGAGATCCTGGAGCTCCACATCCACCGGCTTCATTACCTCAGCAGCATCTGGAATATTCTGGACCTGGTTGTTATCATG CTCTCCATTGTGGCTGTGGGCTTCCACATATTCAGAACCCTTGAGGTGAATCGGCTGATGGGGAAGCTCCTGCAGCAGCCAAACATGTATGCTGACTTTGAGTTCCTCGCCTTCTGGCAGACACAGTACAACAACATGAATGCCGTGAACCTCTTCTTTGCCTGGATCAAG ATATTCAAGTACATCAGCTTCAACAAAACCATGACTCAGCTCTCCTCCACACTGGCCCGCTGTGCCAAGGACATCCTGGGATTTGCCGTCATGTTCTTCATCGTTTTCTTTGCCTATGCTCAACTCGGCTACCTGCTTTTTGGAACCCAAGTGGAAAACTTTAGCACTTTCAtcaagtgcat TTTCACTCAGTTCCGGATCATCCTTGGGGACTTTGACTACAACGCTATTGACAATGCCAACCGCATCCTGGGACCTGCCTACTTTGTCACTTatgtcttctttgtcttcttcgTGCTCCTG AACATGTTCCTGGCCATCATCAATGACACATACTCAGAGGTCAAAGAAGAGTTGGCTGGACAGAAGGATGAGCTGCAACTTTCTGATCTCCTGAAACAG gGCTACAACAAGACCCTACTGAGGCTGCGTTTGAGGAAGGAGCGGGTTTCAGATGTACAGAAGGTCCTGCAGGGTGGGGAGCAAGAGATCCAATTTGAAGACTTCACCAACACCTTGAGGGA ACTTGGGCACGCAGAGCATGAGATCACTGAGCTTACAGCCGCCTTCACCAGGTTTGATCAAGATGGAAATCACATCCTGGACAAAAAAGAGCAGGAACAAATGCAACAGGACCTGGAGGAAAAGAGG GTGGCCCTCAACGCAGAGATTGAGAACCTAGGACAATCCATTGTGAGTAGCTCACCAGGCGAGTTGGGTCCAGAGGCTACCAGAACAGATGGCTGGGTTTCAGGAGAAGAATTCTACAC ACTCACAAGGAGAGTTCTTCAGTTGGAGACTGTCTTGGAAGGAGTCATGTCCCAGGTAGATGCTGTGGGCTCAAAGCTAGAGATGCTGGAAAGGAAGGAGCAGCTAGCTTCCTCCCCAGGCATG GGGGATCAAGGCATTTGGGAGCATCTGCAGCCAACCTCACCTGTGACTCCAGACCCCTGGGGAGTCCAGGGTGGGCAGgagagtggtgggggagggattCTAAAGCATCAGATAGCTGGCTCCTCTCTCATTGCCTCCACAGAGAACTCCTCAGGACATGCCCTCCACTTCTAG
- the PKD2L1 gene encoding polycystin-2-like protein 1 isoform X2 produces the protein MSSLPLSSGDSGYLGCQPPTSFPMNVVESPEGQELQKMGSGAWDNPAYSGPPSPHGTLKICTISSAMPPQPQIQKPEDGPQEKAYRTLVSSCCFQICRGIRGLWGTTLTENTAENRELYVKTTLRELLVYIVFLVDICLLTYGMTSSSAYYYTKVMSELFLHTPSDTGVSFQAISSMADFWDFAQGPLLDSLYWTKWYNNQSLGHGSHSFIYYENLLLGVPRLRQLRVRNDSCVVHEDFREDILSCYDVYSPDKEEQLPFGPLNGTAWTYHSQDELGGSSHWGRLTSYSGGGYYLDLPGSRQASAEALQDLQEGLWLDRGTRVVFIDFSVYNANINLFCVLRLVVEFPATGGAIPSWQIRTVKLIRYVSNWDFFIIGCEIIFCIFIVYYMVEEILELHIHRLHYLSSIWNILDLVVIMLSIVAVGFHIFRTLEVNRLMGKLLQQPNMYADFEFLAFWQTQYNNMNAVNLFFAWIKIFKYISFNKTMTQLSSTLARCAKDILGFAVMFFIVFFAYAQLGYLLFGTQVENFSTFIKCIFTQFRIILGDFDYNAIDNANRILGPAYFVTYVFFVFFVLLNMFLAIINDTYSEVKEELAGQKDELQLSDLLKQGYNKTLLRLRLRKERVSDVQKVLQGGEQEIQFEDFTNTLRELGHAEHEITELTAAFTRFDQDGNHILDKKEQEQMQQDLEEKRVALNAEIENLGQSIVSSSPGELGPEATRTDGWVSGEEFYTLTRRVLQLETVLEGVMSQVDAVGSKLEMLERKEQLASSPGMGDQGIWEHLQPTSPVTPDPWGVQEICC, from the exons atgtcttccctccctctttcttcagGTGACAGTGGGTACCTGGGGTGCCAGCCCCCTACCTCATTCCCCATGAATGTTGTGGAAAGTCCGGAAGGGCAAGAACTCCAAAAGATGGGGAGTGGAGCCTGGGACAACCCTGCCTACAGTGGTCCCCCCTCCCCACATGGGACATTGAAGATCTGTACCATCTCCAGTGCAATGCCTCCACAACCCCAAATCCAAAAGCCTGAAGATGGACCCCAGGAGAAGGCATATAGGACTCTGGTGTCCAGCTGCTGCTTCCAGATCTGTCGTGGCATCAGAG GACTTTGGGGAACAACTCTGACTGAGAACACAGCTGAGAACCGGGAGCTTTACGTCAAGACCACCCTGCGGGAGCTTTTAGTATACATCGTGTTCCTGGTGGACATCTGTCTTT TGACCTACGGAATGACAAGCTCCAGTGCCTATTATTACACTAAAGTGATGTCGGAACTCTTCTTACATACCCCGTCAGACACCGGAGTCTCCTTCCAGGCCATCAGCAGCATGGCGGACTTCTGGGAT TTTGCCCAGGGCCCACTACTGGACAGTTTGTATTGGACCAAATGGTACAACAACCAGAGCCTGGGCCACGGCTCCCACTCCTTCATCTACTATGAAAACCTGCTGCTGGGGGTTCCAAGGCTCCGGCAGCTGAGGGTCCGCAATGACTCCTGTGTGGTGCATGAGGATTTCCGTGAGGACATTTTGAGCTGCTATGATGTCTACTCTCCAGACAAGGAAGAGCAGCTCCCCTTTGGGCCTCTCAATGGCACAGC GTGGACATACCATTCACAGGATGAGCTGGGGGGCTCCTCTCATTGGGGCCGGTTGACAAGCTACAGTGGAGGTGGCTACTATCTGGACCTTCCAGGATCCCGACAGGCCAGTGCAGAGGCACTCCAGGACCTTCAGGAGGGCCTCTGGCTAGATAGGGGCACTCGTGTAGTTTTCATTGACTTCTCAGTCTACAATGCCAACATCAATCTTTTCTGTGTTCTGAG aCTGGTGGTAGAGTTTCCAGCCACAGGAGGTGCTATCCCATCCTGGCAAATCCGCACAGTTAAGCTGATCCGCTATGTCAGCAACTGGGACTTCTTCATCATTGGCTGTGAAATCATCTTCTGCATCTTCATCGTCTACTATATGGTAGAGGAGATCCTGGAGCTCCACATCCACCGGCTTCATTACCTCAGCAGCATCTGGAATATTCTGGACCTGGTTGTTATCATG CTCTCCATTGTGGCTGTGGGCTTCCACATATTCAGAACCCTTGAGGTGAATCGGCTGATGGGGAAGCTCCTGCAGCAGCCAAACATGTATGCTGACTTTGAGTTCCTCGCCTTCTGGCAGACACAGTACAACAACATGAATGCCGTGAACCTCTTCTTTGCCTGGATCAAG ATATTCAAGTACATCAGCTTCAACAAAACCATGACTCAGCTCTCCTCCACACTGGCCCGCTGTGCCAAGGACATCCTGGGATTTGCCGTCATGTTCTTCATCGTTTTCTTTGCCTATGCTCAACTCGGCTACCTGCTTTTTGGAACCCAAGTGGAAAACTTTAGCACTTTCAtcaagtgcat TTTCACTCAGTTCCGGATCATCCTTGGGGACTTTGACTACAACGCTATTGACAATGCCAACCGCATCCTGGGACCTGCCTACTTTGTCACTTatgtcttctttgtcttcttcgTGCTCCTG AACATGTTCCTGGCCATCATCAATGACACATACTCAGAGGTCAAAGAAGAGTTGGCTGGACAGAAGGATGAGCTGCAACTTTCTGATCTCCTGAAACAG gGCTACAACAAGACCCTACTGAGGCTGCGTTTGAGGAAGGAGCGGGTTTCAGATGTACAGAAGGTCCTGCAGGGTGGGGAGCAAGAGATCCAATTTGAAGACTTCACCAACACCTTGAGGGA ACTTGGGCACGCAGAGCATGAGATCACTGAGCTTACAGCCGCCTTCACCAGGTTTGATCAAGATGGAAATCACATCCTGGACAAAAAAGAGCAGGAACAAATGCAACAGGACCTGGAGGAAAAGAGG GTGGCCCTCAACGCAGAGATTGAGAACCTAGGACAATCCATTGTGAGTAGCTCACCAGGCGAGTTGGGTCCAGAGGCTACCAGAACAGATGGCTGGGTTTCAGGAGAAGAATTCTACAC ACTCACAAGGAGAGTTCTTCAGTTGGAGACTGTCTTGGAAGGAGTCATGTCCCAGGTAGATGCTGTGGGCTCAAAGCTAGAGATGCTGGAAAGGAAGGAGCAGCTAGCTTCCTCCCCAGGCATG GGGGATCAAGGCATTTGGGAGCATCTGCAGCCAACCTCACCTGTGACTCCAGACCCCTGGGGAGTCCAGG AGATCTGCTGCTAG
- the PKD2L1 gene encoding polycystin-2-like protein 1 isoform X4, whose translation MDPRRRHIGLWCPAAASRSVVASEASLQCSLGLWGTTLTENTAENRELYVKTTLRELLVYIVFLVDICLLTYGMTSSSAYYYTKVMSELFLHTPSDTGVSFQAISSMADFWDFAQGPLLDSLYWTKWYNNQSLGHGSHSFIYYENLLLGVPRLRQLRVRNDSCVVHEDFREDILSCYDVYSPDKEEQLPFGPLNGTAWTYHSQDELGGSSHWGRLTSYSGGGYYLDLPGSRQASAEALQDLQEGLWLDRGTRVVFIDFSVYNANINLFCVLRLVVEFPATGGAIPSWQIRTVKLIRYVSNWDFFIIGCEIIFCIFIVYYMVEEILELHIHRLHYLSSIWNILDLVVIMLSIVAVGFHIFRTLEVNRLMGKLLQQPNMYADFEFLAFWQTQYNNMNAVNLFFAWIKIFKYISFNKTMTQLSSTLARCAKDILGFAVMFFIVFFAYAQLGYLLFGTQVENFSTFIKCIFTQFRIILGDFDYNAIDNANRILGPAYFVTYVFFVFFVLLNMFLAIINDTYSEVKEELAGQKDELQLSDLLKQGYNKTLLRLRLRKERVSDVQKVLQGGEQEIQFEDFTNTLRELGHAEHEITELTAAFTRFDQDGNHILDKKEQEQMQQDLEEKRVALNAEIENLGQSIVSSSPGELGPEATRTDGWVSGEEFYTLTRRVLQLETVLEGVMSQVDAVGSKLEMLERKEQLASSPGMGDQGIWEHLQPTSPVTPDPWGVQGGQESGGGGILKHQIAGSSLIASTENSSGHALHF comes from the exons ATGGACCCCAGGAGAAGGCATATAGGACTCTGGTGTCCAGCTGCTGCTTCCAGATCTGTCGTGGCATCAGAG GCATCTCTCCAATGTTCCTTAGGACTTTGGGGAACAACTCTGACTGAGAACACAGCTGAGAACCGGGAGCTTTACGTCAAGACCACCCTGCGGGAGCTTTTAGTATACATCGTGTTCCTGGTGGACATCTGTCTTT TGACCTACGGAATGACAAGCTCCAGTGCCTATTATTACACTAAAGTGATGTCGGAACTCTTCTTACATACCCCGTCAGACACCGGAGTCTCCTTCCAGGCCATCAGCAGCATGGCGGACTTCTGGGAT TTTGCCCAGGGCCCACTACTGGACAGTTTGTATTGGACCAAATGGTACAACAACCAGAGCCTGGGCCACGGCTCCCACTCCTTCATCTACTATGAAAACCTGCTGCTGGGGGTTCCAAGGCTCCGGCAGCTGAGGGTCCGCAATGACTCCTGTGTGGTGCATGAGGATTTCCGTGAGGACATTTTGAGCTGCTATGATGTCTACTCTCCAGACAAGGAAGAGCAGCTCCCCTTTGGGCCTCTCAATGGCACAGC GTGGACATACCATTCACAGGATGAGCTGGGGGGCTCCTCTCATTGGGGCCGGTTGACAAGCTACAGTGGAGGTGGCTACTATCTGGACCTTCCAGGATCCCGACAGGCCAGTGCAGAGGCACTCCAGGACCTTCAGGAGGGCCTCTGGCTAGATAGGGGCACTCGTGTAGTTTTCATTGACTTCTCAGTCTACAATGCCAACATCAATCTTTTCTGTGTTCTGAG aCTGGTGGTAGAGTTTCCAGCCACAGGAGGTGCTATCCCATCCTGGCAAATCCGCACAGTTAAGCTGATCCGCTATGTCAGCAACTGGGACTTCTTCATCATTGGCTGTGAAATCATCTTCTGCATCTTCATCGTCTACTATATGGTAGAGGAGATCCTGGAGCTCCACATCCACCGGCTTCATTACCTCAGCAGCATCTGGAATATTCTGGACCTGGTTGTTATCATG CTCTCCATTGTGGCTGTGGGCTTCCACATATTCAGAACCCTTGAGGTGAATCGGCTGATGGGGAAGCTCCTGCAGCAGCCAAACATGTATGCTGACTTTGAGTTCCTCGCCTTCTGGCAGACACAGTACAACAACATGAATGCCGTGAACCTCTTCTTTGCCTGGATCAAG ATATTCAAGTACATCAGCTTCAACAAAACCATGACTCAGCTCTCCTCCACACTGGCCCGCTGTGCCAAGGACATCCTGGGATTTGCCGTCATGTTCTTCATCGTTTTCTTTGCCTATGCTCAACTCGGCTACCTGCTTTTTGGAACCCAAGTGGAAAACTTTAGCACTTTCAtcaagtgcat TTTCACTCAGTTCCGGATCATCCTTGGGGACTTTGACTACAACGCTATTGACAATGCCAACCGCATCCTGGGACCTGCCTACTTTGTCACTTatgtcttctttgtcttcttcgTGCTCCTG AACATGTTCCTGGCCATCATCAATGACACATACTCAGAGGTCAAAGAAGAGTTGGCTGGACAGAAGGATGAGCTGCAACTTTCTGATCTCCTGAAACAG gGCTACAACAAGACCCTACTGAGGCTGCGTTTGAGGAAGGAGCGGGTTTCAGATGTACAGAAGGTCCTGCAGGGTGGGGAGCAAGAGATCCAATTTGAAGACTTCACCAACACCTTGAGGGA ACTTGGGCACGCAGAGCATGAGATCACTGAGCTTACAGCCGCCTTCACCAGGTTTGATCAAGATGGAAATCACATCCTGGACAAAAAAGAGCAGGAACAAATGCAACAGGACCTGGAGGAAAAGAGG GTGGCCCTCAACGCAGAGATTGAGAACCTAGGACAATCCATTGTGAGTAGCTCACCAGGCGAGTTGGGTCCAGAGGCTACCAGAACAGATGGCTGGGTTTCAGGAGAAGAATTCTACAC ACTCACAAGGAGAGTTCTTCAGTTGGAGACTGTCTTGGAAGGAGTCATGTCCCAGGTAGATGCTGTGGGCTCAAAGCTAGAGATGCTGGAAAGGAAGGAGCAGCTAGCTTCCTCCCCAGGCATG GGGGATCAAGGCATTTGGGAGCATCTGCAGCCAACCTCACCTGTGACTCCAGACCCCTGGGGAGTCCAGGGTGGGCAGgagagtggtgggggagggattCTAAAGCATCAGATAGCTGGCTCCTCTCTCATTGCCTCCACAGAGAACTCCTCAGGACATGCCCTCCACTTCTAG
- the PKD2L1 gene encoding polycystin-2-like protein 1 isoform X3 translates to MNVVESPEGQELQKMGSGAWDNPAYSGPPSPHGTLKICTISSAMPPQPQIQKPEDGPQEKAYRTLVSSCCFQICRGIRGLWGTTLTENTAENRELYVKTTLRELLVYIVFLVDICLLTYGMTSSSAYYYTKVMSELFLHTPSDTGVSFQAISSMADFWDFAQGPLLDSLYWTKWYNNQSLGHGSHSFIYYENLLLGVPRLRQLRVRNDSCVVHEDFREDILSCYDVYSPDKEEQLPFGPLNGTAWTYHSQDELGGSSHWGRLTSYSGGGYYLDLPGSRQASAEALQDLQEGLWLDRGTRVVFIDFSVYNANINLFCVLRLVVEFPATGGAIPSWQIRTVKLIRYVSNWDFFIIGCEIIFCIFIVYYMVEEILELHIHRLHYLSSIWNILDLVVIMLSIVAVGFHIFRTLEVNRLMGKLLQQPNMYADFEFLAFWQTQYNNMNAVNLFFAWIKNMFLAIINDTYSEVKEELAGQKDELQLSDLLKQGYNKTLLRLRLRKERVSDVQKVLQGGEQEIQFEDFTNTLRELGHAEHEITELTAAFTRFDQDGNHILDKKEQEQMQQDLEEKRVALNAEIENLGQSIVSSSPGELGPEATRTDGWVSGEEFYTLTRRVLQLETVLEGVMSQVDAVGSKLEMLERKEQLASSPGMGDQGIWEHLQPTSPVTPDPWGVQEICC, encoded by the exons ATGAATGTTGTGGAAAGTCCGGAAGGGCAAGAACTCCAAAAGATGGGGAGTGGAGCCTGGGACAACCCTGCCTACAGTGGTCCCCCCTCCCCACATGGGACATTGAAGATCTGTACCATCTCCAGTGCAATGCCTCCACAACCCCAAATCCAAAAGCCTGAAGATGGACCCCAGGAGAAGGCATATAGGACTCTGGTGTCCAGCTGCTGCTTCCAGATCTGTCGTGGCATCAGAG GACTTTGGGGAACAACTCTGACTGAGAACACAGCTGAGAACCGGGAGCTTTACGTCAAGACCACCCTGCGGGAGCTTTTAGTATACATCGTGTTCCTGGTGGACATCTGTCTTT TGACCTACGGAATGACAAGCTCCAGTGCCTATTATTACACTAAAGTGATGTCGGAACTCTTCTTACATACCCCGTCAGACACCGGAGTCTCCTTCCAGGCCATCAGCAGCATGGCGGACTTCTGGGAT TTTGCCCAGGGCCCACTACTGGACAGTTTGTATTGGACCAAATGGTACAACAACCAGAGCCTGGGCCACGGCTCCCACTCCTTCATCTACTATGAAAACCTGCTGCTGGGGGTTCCAAGGCTCCGGCAGCTGAGGGTCCGCAATGACTCCTGTGTGGTGCATGAGGATTTCCGTGAGGACATTTTGAGCTGCTATGATGTCTACTCTCCAGACAAGGAAGAGCAGCTCCCCTTTGGGCCTCTCAATGGCACAGC GTGGACATACCATTCACAGGATGAGCTGGGGGGCTCCTCTCATTGGGGCCGGTTGACAAGCTACAGTGGAGGTGGCTACTATCTGGACCTTCCAGGATCCCGACAGGCCAGTGCAGAGGCACTCCAGGACCTTCAGGAGGGCCTCTGGCTAGATAGGGGCACTCGTGTAGTTTTCATTGACTTCTCAGTCTACAATGCCAACATCAATCTTTTCTGTGTTCTGAG aCTGGTGGTAGAGTTTCCAGCCACAGGAGGTGCTATCCCATCCTGGCAAATCCGCACAGTTAAGCTGATCCGCTATGTCAGCAACTGGGACTTCTTCATCATTGGCTGTGAAATCATCTTCTGCATCTTCATCGTCTACTATATGGTAGAGGAGATCCTGGAGCTCCACATCCACCGGCTTCATTACCTCAGCAGCATCTGGAATATTCTGGACCTGGTTGTTATCATG CTCTCCATTGTGGCTGTGGGCTTCCACATATTCAGAACCCTTGAGGTGAATCGGCTGATGGGGAAGCTCCTGCAGCAGCCAAACATGTATGCTGACTTTGAGTTCCTCGCCTTCTGGCAGACACAGTACAACAACATGAATGCCGTGAACCTCTTCTTTGCCTGGATCAAG AACATGTTCCTGGCCATCATCAATGACACATACTCAGAGGTCAAAGAAGAGTTGGCTGGACAGAAGGATGAGCTGCAACTTTCTGATCTCCTGAAACAG gGCTACAACAAGACCCTACTGAGGCTGCGTTTGAGGAAGGAGCGGGTTTCAGATGTACAGAAGGTCCTGCAGGGTGGGGAGCAAGAGATCCAATTTGAAGACTTCACCAACACCTTGAGGGA ACTTGGGCACGCAGAGCATGAGATCACTGAGCTTACAGCCGCCTTCACCAGGTTTGATCAAGATGGAAATCACATCCTGGACAAAAAAGAGCAGGAACAAATGCAACAGGACCTGGAGGAAAAGAGG GTGGCCCTCAACGCAGAGATTGAGAACCTAGGACAATCCATTGTGAGTAGCTCACCAGGCGAGTTGGGTCCAGAGGCTACCAGAACAGATGGCTGGGTTTCAGGAGAAGAATTCTACAC ACTCACAAGGAGAGTTCTTCAGTTGGAGACTGTCTTGGAAGGAGTCATGTCCCAGGTAGATGCTGTGGGCTCAAAGCTAGAGATGCTGGAAAGGAAGGAGCAGCTAGCTTCCTCCCCAGGCATG GGGGATCAAGGCATTTGGGAGCATCTGCAGCCAACCTCACCTGTGACTCCAGACCCCTGGGGAGTCCAGG AGATCTGCTGCTAG